The Limnochorda sp. LNt genome includes a region encoding these proteins:
- the aroC gene encoding chorismate synthase, producing MLRFLTAGESHGPGLCVIVEGLPAGLPLEAEAIDHQLRRRQVGHGSGRRMQIETDRVEILSGVRHGLTLGSPVAMRIANRDFERWRRVMDPAPPVGPLPTGGDWRLRPVTRPRPGHADLAGALKYDFDDVRNVLERASARETAARVAAGAVARRLLESLGISLVGHVVAIGPVRANPLSGGAGVDWHSLASQAEASPVRCGDPLAAEAMMRAIDEARARGDTLGGVLEVVALGVMPGLGSYVHWDRRLDGRLAMALMSIPGVKGVEIGDGFWAATQPGSSVHDPIAYGDVPADQWAADARRRGFWRPSNRSGGLEGGVTTGQPVVVRAAMKPLSTLMQPLGTVDLRTREPTEAAVERSDVCAVPRAVVVAEAMVAWVLAEAVVDKFGGDTLEDLAGAVEAYRRRLARTRGPT from the coding sequence TTGCTGCGCTTCTTGACGGCGGGGGAGTCGCACGGGCCGGGGCTGTGCGTCATCGTGGAGGGGCTGCCAGCGGGGCTGCCGCTGGAGGCCGAGGCCATCGACCACCAGTTGCGGCGGCGGCAGGTCGGGCACGGCAGCGGCCGGCGCATGCAGATCGAGACGGACCGGGTGGAGATCCTCTCCGGCGTCCGCCACGGCCTCACCCTGGGCAGCCCGGTCGCCATGCGGATCGCCAATCGAGACTTCGAGCGATGGCGACGGGTCATGGACCCCGCGCCGCCGGTGGGCCCCTTGCCGACCGGCGGCGACTGGCGGCTACGCCCGGTGACCCGTCCCCGGCCGGGTCACGCCGACCTGGCCGGGGCGCTCAAGTACGACTTCGACGACGTGCGCAACGTCCTGGAGCGCGCCTCGGCCCGCGAGACGGCGGCCCGGGTGGCGGCGGGAGCAGTGGCGCGGCGACTGCTGGAGTCGCTGGGCATCTCCCTCGTGGGCCACGTGGTGGCCATCGGGCCGGTGCGGGCCAACCCGCTCTCGGGCGGCGCCGGGGTCGACTGGCATTCGCTGGCGAGCCAGGCCGAGGCCTCTCCCGTGCGGTGCGGGGACCCGCTGGCGGCGGAGGCCATGATGCGCGCCATCGACGAGGCCCGGGCCCGTGGCGACACCCTGGGAGGGGTCCTGGAGGTGGTGGCCCTCGGGGTGATGCCGGGGCTGGGCAGCTACGTCCACTGGGACCGGCGCCTCGATGGGCGGCTGGCCATGGCCCTGATGAGCATCCCGGGCGTCAAGGGCGTCGAGATCGGGGACGGCTTCTGGGCGGCCACCCAGCCCGGGTCCTCGGTGCACGACCCCATCGCCTACGGTGACGTGCCGGCCGACCAGTGGGCCGCGGACGCTCGGCGTCGGGGCTTCTGGCGGCCGTCCAACCGGTCGGGCGGCCTCGAGGGCGGCGTCACCACGGGCCAGCCGGTGGTGGTGCGGGCGGCCATGAAGCCCCTCTCGACCCTGATGCAGCCCCTGGGCACCGTCGACCTGCGCACCCGAGAGCCGACCGAGGCCGCCGTGGAGCGCAGCGACGTCTGCGCCGTACCGCGTGCCGTGGTGGTGGCGGAGGCCATGGTGGCCTGGGTGCTGGCGGAGGCCGTGGTGGACAAGTTCGGGGGCGACACGCTCGAGGATCTGGCCGGCGCCGTCGAGGCTTACCGGCGCCGCCTGGCCCGCACCCGGGGTCCGACATGA
- the sigK gene encoding RNA polymerase sporulation sigma factor SigK translates to MYVVAALVELAASVLRELVWLAGYVGGEGSFPLPLDEPEEARLVQAMLQGDRRARNTLVEHNLRLVAHLVKKFESSGEDVEDLISIGTIGLIKAINTFDPSRKTRLATYAAKCIENEILMHLRACRKTRGEALLYDPIGSDGEGNEVTLIDVLGTDQDMVSEQVEASLERDRLRRTLGTLSRRERWVLQMRYGLVDGIRKTQRDISQSLGISRSYVSRIEKRALTKLYHQLANG, encoded by the coding sequence TTGTACGTCGTCGCTGCTCTGGTGGAGCTGGCGGCCTCGGTCCTGCGGGAGCTGGTCTGGCTGGCGGGTTACGTCGGGGGCGAGGGCTCCTTTCCTCTGCCCCTCGACGAGCCGGAGGAGGCCCGGCTGGTGCAGGCCATGCTCCAGGGGGATCGCCGGGCTCGTAACACCTTGGTCGAGCACAACCTCCGCCTGGTCGCGCACCTGGTCAAGAAGTTCGAGTCGTCCGGCGAGGACGTCGAGGACCTGATCTCCATCGGCACCATCGGCCTCATCAAGGCCATCAACACCTTCGACCCGTCGCGCAAGACGCGCCTGGCCACCTACGCGGCCAAGTGCATCGAAAACGAGATCCTGATGCACCTGCGGGCCTGCCGCAAGACCCGGGGCGAGGCACTGCTCTACGATCCCATCGGCTCCGACGGAGAGGGCAACGAGGTGACCCTCATCGACGTGCTGGGCACCGATCAGGACATGGTGAGCGAACAGGTCGAGGCATCCCTGGAGCGTGACCGGCTGCGACGCACCCTGGGCACGTTGAGCCGCCGCGAGCGGTGGGTGCTGCAGATGCGCTACGGGCTGGTCGACGGGATCCGCAAGACCCAACGCGACATCTCCCAGTCGCTGGGTATCTCGCGCTCGTACGTCTCCCGCATCGAGAAGCGGGCGCTGACCAAGCTGTACCACCAGCTGGCCAACGGCTGA
- a CDS encoding YqeG family HAD IIIA-type phosphatase, translated as MPWRLLVPDLWVPGGDAIDLASLLACGIRCLLVDVDNTLAPWGQARLDEQAWQFVRRARESGLRVVILSNASPARRAWVAKLLGVPVAPRGFKPWPGSFVRAAALVGCRPHETAAVGDQLWTDVLGAKLAGMRAILVDPLDEREHALTRLGRRVERWLLRRMVRSGWVPAERLSARLTRRSRA; from the coding sequence GTGCCCTGGCGCCTGCTGGTGCCCGACCTGTGGGTGCCGGGGGGCGACGCCATCGACCTCGCGTCGCTCCTGGCCTGCGGCATCCGGTGCCTCCTGGTGGACGTCGACAACACCCTGGCGCCGTGGGGCCAGGCGCGGCTCGACGAGCAGGCGTGGCAGTTCGTGCGAAGAGCCAGGGAGTCGGGGCTGCGGGTCGTCATCCTCTCCAACGCCTCGCCCGCGCGCCGGGCGTGGGTGGCCAAGCTCCTGGGGGTGCCGGTGGCCCCTCGAGGCTTCAAGCCCTGGCCCGGCTCCTTCGTGCGAGCGGCGGCGCTGGTGGGGTGCCGACCCCACGAGACGGCTGCCGTGGGCGATCAGCTCTGGACCGACGTGCTGGGCGCCAAGCTGGCCGGCATGCGCGCGATCCTGGTCGATCCGTTGGACGAGCGGGAGCACGCCCTGACCCGGCTGGGCCGGCGAGTGGAGCGGTGGCTGCTGCGGCGCATGGTGCGAAGCGGATGGGTGCCGGCCGAGAGGCTCTCGGCTCGGTTGACCCGGCGGAGCCGGGCTTAG
- the mltG gene encoding endolytic transglycosylase MltG, whose amino-acid sequence MSTLGQRAATLRVGRVAGIALAMGALAATTAGIAATAYLMPVETGPLVAPVVVEVPAGSTAAAVGELLERQGLIRSALLFRVMARLEGLDGSLQAGYYRLRPDMRLQEVLRMMARGAVAVEQVTIPEGATIRTIAAQLQRRGLVDAERFIELASDDTWLLGEQRSIPKPPGSLEGYLFPDTYRFEVGQGEASIIQKMVARFAEKVLPVYEELGQDSGLSLHEAITLASIIEKEAMRDSERPLISSVFHNRLRLGQPLQADPTLMYVLDPAPRKLYNKHLAIDSPYNTYRYRGLPPTPIASPGLASIQAALAPADTPYLYFVARGDGTHIFSRTFQEHVRARQQVRL is encoded by the coding sequence GTGAGCACGCTCGGCCAGAGGGCGGCCACGCTCCGCGTGGGGCGCGTCGCCGGGATCGCGCTGGCCATGGGGGCCCTGGCGGCCACGACGGCGGGCATTGCCGCGACCGCCTATCTGATGCCGGTGGAGACGGGGCCGCTGGTCGCGCCCGTCGTCGTCGAGGTGCCGGCGGGCTCGACGGCCGCGGCGGTGGGGGAGCTGCTGGAGCGACAAGGCCTGATCCGGTCGGCCCTCCTCTTTCGGGTGATGGCGCGCCTGGAGGGGCTCGATGGCTCGCTCCAGGCGGGGTACTACCGGCTCCGGCCCGACATGCGCCTGCAGGAGGTCCTGCGGATGATGGCGCGCGGCGCGGTGGCCGTCGAGCAGGTGACCATCCCGGAGGGGGCCACCATCCGCACCATCGCTGCTCAGCTCCAGCGCCGGGGCCTGGTGGATGCCGAGCGCTTCATCGAGTTGGCCTCGGACGACACGTGGCTGCTGGGTGAGCAGCGCAGCATCCCCAAGCCGCCCGGGAGCCTGGAGGGCTACCTCTTCCCCGATACGTACCGGTTCGAGGTCGGTCAGGGCGAGGCGTCCATCATCCAGAAGATGGTGGCCCGCTTCGCCGAGAAGGTGCTGCCCGTCTACGAAGAGCTCGGCCAGGACAGCGGCCTGAGCCTCCACGAAGCCATCACGCTGGCCTCCATCATCGAGAAGGAGGCCATGCGCGACAGCGAGCGGCCGCTGATCTCGTCGGTCTTCCACAACCGACTGCGCCTGGGTCAGCCGCTGCAGGCGGACCCGACGCTGATGTACGTGCTGGACCCGGCGCCGCGCAAGCTCTACAACAAGCACCTGGCCATCGATTCGCCGTACAACACCTACCGGTACCGGGGGCTGCCCCCCACGCCCATCGCCAGCCCGGGCCTCGCCTCCATCCAGGCGGCGCTGGCGCCGGCCGACACGCCCTACCTGTACTTCGTGGCCAGGGGAGACGGCACCCACATCTTCAGCCGGACCTTCCAGGAGCACGTCCGGGCCCGCCAGCAGGTCCGCCTCTGA
- a CDS encoding DUF1292 domain-containing protein, protein MADEEREGLFADADEDRITLVDDEGHEHEFTLVDVVEVDRRRYAVLLPEEDPEEGAYVFRLDRDADGEEILVNVEDDDEFDRVVHALEEQGDEELDQDFDDEEDDDSGDRRA, encoded by the coding sequence GTGGCGGACGAGGAGCGCGAGGGTCTGTTCGCCGACGCGGACGAGGACCGGATCACGCTGGTGGATGACGAGGGACACGAGCACGAGTTCACGCTGGTGGACGTGGTCGAGGTCGACCGGCGACGCTATGCGGTCCTGTTGCCGGAGGAGGATCCCGAGGAGGGCGCCTACGTCTTCCGGCTGGACCGGGACGCGGACGGCGAGGAGATCCTGGTCAACGTCGAGGACGACGACGAGTTCGACCGGGTGGTGCACGCCCTGGAGGAGCAGGGCGACGAGGAGCTGGACCAAGACTTCGACGACGAAGAGGACGACGACTCGGGCGACCGTCGCGCCTGA
- the ruvX gene encoding Holliday junction resolvase RuvX: MREQGGRILALDVGERRIGVAITDPTGATAQPLQTVVRTGQDGGLTRLVAMIRRYDVKEVVVGLPTRTGGEEGPEARRVRAFARRLRSLTGVPVVFVDERYSTREAERILLAADLSRGRRRKVLDHVAAAIVLDTYLARRRVGAGQGEAP; this comes from the coding sequence GGAGCAGGGGGGGCGCATCCTGGCCCTGGATGTGGGCGAGCGCCGCATCGGGGTGGCCATCACCGACCCGACCGGCGCCACGGCGCAGCCCCTGCAGACGGTGGTGCGGACGGGCCAGGACGGCGGGCTGACGCGACTCGTGGCCATGATCCGACGGTATGACGTGAAGGAGGTGGTGGTGGGGCTGCCAACACGTACCGGTGGCGAGGAGGGCCCTGAAGCCCGTCGGGTGAGGGCCTTCGCCCGGCGGCTCCGGAGTCTGACCGGCGTGCCGGTCGTCTTCGTCGACGAGCGGTACAGCACCCGAGAGGCCGAACGGATCTTGCTGGCGGCGGACCTCTCCCGAGGCCGTCGCCGGAAGGTGCTCGACCACGTGGCGGCAGCCATCGTCTTGGACACCTACCTGGCCCGGCGCCGGGTAGGGGCAGGGCAGGGTGAGGCACCCTAG